A single window of Selenihalanaerobacter shriftii DNA harbors:
- a CDS encoding transposase, translating into MPKRYNDEFKKQIVSLVNNGKKPSEVVKEYNIARSTVHKWVKNYKNSGSFKAKDNRTDQEKELIKLRKENQQ; encoded by the coding sequence ATGCCGAAAAGATATAATGATGAATTCAAAAAACAAATAGTTTCATTAGTTAATAATGGTAAAAAACCAAGTGAAGTAGTTAAAGAATATAATATTGCCAGATCAACTGTTCATAAATGGGTAAAAAATTATAAGAATTCAGGTTCATTTAAAGCAAAAGATAATAGAACTGATCAAGAAAAAGAACTAATTAAATTACGCAAAGAAAACCAACAGTT
- the trpA gene encoding tryptophan synthase subunit alpha — protein sequence MGRIAATFNRLKQKEQSAFIPFLMAGDPNLELTKELVLEAERKGADIIELGIPYSTPLADGPTIQKAGKRSLTHGTNLNDIFELVEEIRLESDIPLILMGYYNSVFSYGVEEFVNKSEEVGVDGVIIPDLPLGEDEELREYSTELNIILLVTPISTEKRLKEVAEASSGFIYAVSTSGTTGARTEVAKEVKGIVEKVKSLTSIPVAVGFGISKPEHVSEVGQFADGAIVGSAIIQKIEDNLDLISDNKDEFIQRVGSFIRALANN from the coding sequence ATGGGTAGGATAGCTGCTACCTTTAATAGATTAAAACAAAAGGAGCAGAGCGCTTTTATCCCTTTCCTTATGGCTGGAGATCCTAATCTGGAGTTAACTAAAGAATTAGTGCTGGAGGCTGAAAGAAAGGGTGCCGACATTATTGAATTGGGGATTCCTTACTCAACTCCTTTAGCAGATGGACCAACAATTCAAAAAGCAGGTAAAAGAAGTTTAACTCATGGTACTAATTTAAATGATATTTTTGAGTTAGTAGAGGAGATTAGATTGGAGAGTGATATTCCATTAATTTTAATGGGATACTATAATTCAGTTTTTAGTTATGGAGTTGAAGAATTCGTTAATAAGAGTGAAGAAGTAGGAGTAGATGGAGTAATTATTCCTGATTTGCCTCTAGGAGAAGATGAAGAATTACGAGAATATAGTACTGAGTTAAATATTATTTTACTTGTAACTCCTATTAGTACTGAAAAGAGATTAAAAGAGGTAGCTGAAGCTTCTTCTGGTTTCATTTATGCTGTATCGACGTCAGGGACAACAGGAGCTAGAACAGAAGTAGCTAAAGAAGTTAAAGGAATTGTAGAAAAGGTTAAAAGCTTAACCTCCATTCCAGTAGCAGTTGGTTTTGGAATTTCTAAGCCAGAGCATGTAAGTGAGGTTGGTCAATTTGCCGATGGAGCTATTGTAGGAAGTGCTATTATTCAAAAGATAGAAGATAATTTAGATTTAATCTCAGACAATAAAGATGAATTTATTCAAAGAGTAGGTAGTTTCATTAGGGCATTAGCAAATAATTAA
- the trpB gene encoding tryptophan synthase subunit beta gives MASKKGVFGEFGGQYVPELLIPALEELEEAYEKYKDDPEFIEEFEYYLKQYVGRANPLYYAERLTEKLGGAKIYLKREDLNHMGAHKINNTLGQILLADRMGKEKVIAETGAGQHGVATATVAAMFGMDCEIFMGAEDVERQSLNVFRMRLLGAKVTPVTEGTATLSDAVDVAIRKWVERIDDTFYLLGSAVGPHPYPTMVRDFQSVIGKEARDQILEAEGRLPDYLMACVGGGSNAIGLFHPFVDDEDVKMIGVEAAGLGVDTDKHAATLTKGDKGIIHGFKSYVLQDEGGQIMPVHSISAGLDYPGIGPEHSYLNDSGRAEYVAVTDEEAVEAFQLLSEVEGIIPALESSHAIAQVKKLAPKLDKDQIIIVNLSGRGDKDVYTVADRIGVEI, from the coding sequence ATGGCAAGTAAAAAGGGAGTTTTTGGTGAATTTGGAGGACAGTATGTACCGGAATTATTGATTCCAGCTTTAGAAGAATTAGAAGAAGCTTATGAAAAGTATAAGGATGATCCAGAATTTATAGAAGAATTTGAGTATTATTTGAAGCAGTATGTGGGGAGAGCTAATCCGTTATATTATGCTGAGAGATTGACTGAAAAGTTAGGTGGAGCTAAAATTTATCTTAAGCGAGAAGATCTTAACCATATGGGAGCTCATAAGATTAATAATACTTTAGGACAAATTTTATTAGCAGATAGAATGGGGAAAGAAAAAGTTATTGCTGAAACCGGGGCTGGACAACACGGTGTAGCAACTGCGACGGTGGCTGCCATGTTTGGTATGGATTGTGAGATATTTATGGGTGCTGAAGATGTGGAGCGACAGTCTTTAAATGTATTTAGAATGAGATTGTTAGGAGCTAAGGTAACTCCTGTTACTGAAGGAACAGCTACGTTAAGTGATGCGGTTGATGTTGCAATTAGAAAATGGGTAGAAAGAATAGATGACACATTCTATTTACTTGGTTCAGCAGTTGGCCCTCATCCTTATCCGACAATGGTTCGTGACTTTCAATCAGTAATCGGGAAAGAGGCAAGAGATCAGATACTTGAAGCTGAAGGAAGGCTACCAGATTATTTAATGGCTTGTGTTGGGGGAGGAAGTAATGCCATTGGACTTTTCCATCCATTTGTAGATGATGAAGATGTCAAGATGATAGGAGTAGAAGCAGCTGGTTTAGGTGTTGATACTGATAAACATGCTGCTACTTTAACTAAAGGTGATAAAGGTATTATACATGGTTTTAAAAGCTATGTTTTACAAGATGAAGGTGGGCAGATTATGCCAGTACATTCTATTTCAGCAGGACTTGATTATCCAGGTATTGGTCCAGAGCATAGTTATTTAAATGATAGTGGTCGAGCGGAATATGTAGCAGTTACAGATGAGGAAGCAGTGGAAGCCTTCCAATTACTTTCGGAAGTTGAAGGAATAATTCCTGCATTAGAAAGTTCTCATGCTATAGCTCAGGTTAAAAAGTTAGCACCGAAATTAGATAAGGATCAGATTATTATTGTTAACTTATCAGGACGTGGAGATAAAGATGTATATACTGTAGCTGATAGAATAGGAGTTGAAATTTAA
- a CDS encoding membrane-associated protease 1 produces the protein MGFRLTIEGQSETILLEKDNITTASYKSDSPDGSNAKATDIGTELKVKGKIITAVEGEPDDTQKVANWSLVTAEKADAYRNAILEVIAGDQVVRKVTLPNAFIVDYEENFGHTEGIGTFDLFLKQKKDKNELVTMEGGYAAAE, from the coding sequence ATGGGATTCAGATTAACTATTGAAGGACAAAGTGAGACTATTCTGTTGGAAAAGGACAATATTACGACGGCATCGTATAAGTCAGATTCACCTGATGGTTCTAATGCCAAAGCTACAGATATTGGCACGGAATTAAAGGTAAAAGGCAAGATTATTACAGCCGTAGAAGGAGAACCAGATGACACACAGAAGGTAGCAAATTGGTCTTTAGTAACTGCTGAAAAAGCAGATGCTTATCGAAATGCTATTTTAGAGGTAATAGCAGGAGATCAGGTAGTACGAAAAGTTACTTTACCTAATGCTTTTATAGTCGACTATGAAGAAAATTTTGGTCACACTGAAGGTATAGGTACATTCGATTTGTTCCTTAAGCAGAAAAAGGATAAGAATGAATTAGTAACTATGGAAGGCGGCTATGCGGCTGCAGAGTAA
- a CDS encoding transcriptional regulator, which produces MKIINQTNRTILFEEVNPEKLDLITLVGDVKGVESLDDDKINEINDHLLVESFEEFLEKFSPKIYSYYNAANQKVMYTSVKPQGIPENCITEIGLDQNNDFLKMLFTLIDTKKSQGSKNVDFKFENILDMISPKKVMEDIKQVRKEINYLYGKHEELDDEDPKKLDLGDKLNIKFEEASQNYNNVLGMLPLAIEDIKTRLLLGESQEESEAEAIEIGILTMDNQGELKILEAPEEEETALAVQNEKKTNDLIEIYEEDYEVITETPTPYVKDLVVRTFAPISSPTTDINVEKEVANYNNYLEFYKSSKDDFVKAAKPLVEKLLGVKMFFEQYDTKNRGMTPKLLVSNCKVDMLVKANNKPRLETFLNTVNAKNNFSETIWFGIVPGIELEGSNQVKTRRVRFKGTDKTKRKEGKTMESLTAILDTTKKYKIQIFFNFQADEETTFNDMATKGVEKYIDKTEKLTRQDYSEYIIPCIPNFTVIPKNKSGVVLDRKMTKTEHGGAILSKEEEDILKLWLEGVYIDASYVAAGIVAAYQCPEYLRDNFKKVSKNYPGVRFDIESGDNNLKVATTLAKEITGFTNSIKDSINRNDFGFVFSSENAQLDGKEIKRLTVYKARSLEMTEYGFDSIYKTLVSTYIERILRFKTSDFKQDKIVKFFSNNPKSQKSNWVNNAGYVNSILQDGDDISYNIDLESNTCQLDLTFNGNVKNLEVNITKSTSANAS; this is translated from the coding sequence ATTAAAATTATTAATCAAACAAATAGGACAATACTTTTTGAAGAAGTGAATCCTGAAAAATTAGACTTAATTACTTTAGTAGGAGATGTAAAGGGGGTAGAAAGTTTAGACGATGACAAAATAAATGAAATTAATGATCATTTATTAGTTGAAAGCTTTGAGGAATTTCTTGAAAAATTTAGTCCTAAAATTTATTCCTATTATAACGCTGCAAATCAGAAGGTAATGTATACGTCAGTAAAACCACAAGGAATACCTGAGAATTGCATAACAGAAATAGGATTGGATCAGAATAATGATTTTCTAAAGATGCTATTTACATTAATAGACACTAAAAAGAGTCAAGGAAGTAAGAATGTGGACTTTAAATTTGAGAATATTTTAGACATGATTTCTCCTAAGAAGGTGATGGAAGATATCAAGCAGGTGCGAAAGGAGATAAATTATCTATACGGTAAGCATGAAGAACTTGATGATGAAGATCCTAAAAAATTAGATTTAGGAGACAAATTAAATATAAAGTTTGAAGAAGCAAGTCAGAATTATAATAATGTATTGGGTATGTTACCTTTAGCAATTGAAGATATCAAGACAAGACTTTTATTAGGAGAAAGTCAAGAAGAATCAGAAGCTGAAGCAATAGAGATTGGAATTCTTACTATGGATAATCAAGGGGAGCTTAAAATTTTAGAAGCTCCAGAAGAAGAGGAGACGGCATTGGCGGTGCAAAATGAGAAGAAGACAAATGATTTAATTGAAATATATGAAGAAGACTATGAGGTGATAACTGAGACTCCGACTCCTTATGTAAAGGATTTAGTAGTAAGAACTTTTGCGCCTATATCTTCTCCAACAACAGATATTAATGTTGAAAAAGAAGTGGCGAATTATAATAATTATCTTGAGTTTTATAAAAGCTCAAAAGATGATTTTGTAAAGGCTGCTAAGCCTTTGGTAGAGAAGCTTTTAGGTGTAAAAATGTTTTTTGAGCAATATGATACTAAAAATAGAGGTATGACTCCAAAGTTATTAGTTAGTAACTGTAAAGTAGATATGCTTGTTAAGGCGAATAATAAACCAAGATTAGAGACTTTCTTAAATACTGTAAATGCTAAAAATAACTTTTCTGAAACAATTTGGTTTGGGATAGTTCCTGGAATAGAATTAGAAGGATCGAATCAAGTAAAGACTAGAAGAGTTAGATTTAAAGGAACAGATAAGACCAAAAGAAAAGAAGGAAAGACAATGGAATCATTAACAGCTATTCTTGATACAACAAAGAAATATAAAATACAGATATTCTTTAATTTTCAAGCAGATGAAGAGACAACATTTAATGATATGGCAACTAAGGGAGTAGAAAAATATATAGACAAGACTGAAAAATTAACTCGTCAGGATTATAGTGAATATATAATCCCTTGTATTCCAAACTTTACAGTAATACCAAAGAATAAATCTGGAGTAGTTTTAGATAGGAAGATGACTAAGACAGAGCATGGAGGAGCAATCTTATCTAAAGAAGAGGAAGATATATTAAAATTATGGTTAGAAGGTGTTTACATAGATGCTTCTTATGTAGCAGCTGGTATAGTTGCAGCTTATCAATGCCCAGAATATTTAAGAGATAACTTTAAAAAAGTATCTAAAAATTATCCAGGAGTTAGATTTGATATAGAAAGTGGCGATAACAACTTAAAAGTTGCTACAACATTAGCTAAAGAAATAACTGGATTTACAAATTCAATTAAGGATTCAATCAATAGAAATGATTTTGGTTTTGTATTTTCATCAGAAAATGCACAGTTAGATGGAAAAGAAATTAAAAGGTTAACTGTTTATAAAGCTAGGAGCTTAGAGATGACTGAGTATGGATTTGATTCAATTTATAAAACGTTAGTAAGTACTTATATAGAAAGGATTTTAAGATTTAAAACCAGCGACTTTAAACAAGATAAGATTGTTAAGTTCTTTAGTAATAATCCAAAGAGTCAAAAGAGTAATTGGGTTAATAATGCTGGGTATGTAAATTCTATATTACAAGATGGTGATGATATAAGTTATAACATAGATTTAGAGAGCAATACATGTCAGTTAGATCTTACTTTCAATGGAAATGTGAAGAATTTAGAAGTTAATATTACAAAAAGCACAAGTGCTAATGCCAGTTAA